Proteins encoded in a region of the Solanum dulcamara chromosome 9, daSolDulc1.2, whole genome shotgun sequence genome:
- the LOC129903444 gene encoding patatin-like protein 2, whose product MERKTSQIQPPTYGDFITVLSIDGGGIRGIIPATILSFLESQLQELDGKDARLADYFDVIAGTSTGGLVTAMLTAPDENNRPLYAAKDITPFYLEHCPKIFPQKNCGLFAPIRKMVQALIGSKYDGKYLHKVVKEKLKNIRLSNTITNVVIPTFDIKKLQPTIFSTYETKRSTCSDAKLSDICISTSAAPTYLPAHYFKVEDGKGNVREHNLIDGGVAANNPGLIAIAEVSKEIFKNNPDFFPIKPMDYGCFLVISIGTGAAKFEEKYNSSMAAKWGIVHWLFQKGSTPLVDIFTQSSADMVDYHNSVVFQALRSENSYLRIQEDGLSGTEASVDVATKGNLERLVEIGKNLLKKPLSRINLETGLTESIPKGGTNEEALKRFATLLVNERRLRESRSPLVIKKASK is encoded by the exons ATGGAGAGAAAAACATCTCAAATCCAACCTCCAACTTATGGAGATTTCATCACTGTTCTTAGTATTGATGGAGGTGGCATTCGAGGAATTATTCCAGCTACCATCCTCAGTTTTCTTGAATCACAACTTCAg GAGTTGGATGGAAAGGATGCAAGACTTGCAGATTACTTTGACGTAATTGCTGGAACTAGCACTGGTGGCCTTGTGACGGCCATGCTAACGGCTCCAGATGAAAATAATCGTCCACTTTATGCGGCCAAAGATATTACCCCGTTCTATTTGGAGCACTGTCCAAAGATTTTTCCACAAAAGAACTG TGGTTTGTTTGCTCCAATTAGGAAGATGGTACAAGCTCTAATAGGATCAAAATATGATGGAAAATACCTACATAAAGTTGTCaaggaaaaattgaaaaatattcgCCTTAGTAATACTATTACTAACGTTGTTATTCCAACTTTTGATATCAAGAAGTTGCAACCAACCATTTTCTCCACTTATGAG ACGAAACGATCAACATGTTCTGATGCAAAATTGTCCGATATTTGTATTAGTACTTCAGCAGCTCCAACTTATCTTCCTGCTCATTATTTCAAAGTTGAAGATGGTAAAGGCAATGTTAGAGAACATAATCTCATTGATGGTGGCGTTGCTGCGAATAATCCG GGTTTGATTGCAATAGCAGAAGTAAGCAAAGAAATTTTCAAGAATAACCCGGATTTCTTCCCAATAAAACCGATGGACTATGGTTGTTTTCTTGTAATATCAATAGGGACAGGAGCtgcaaaatttgaagaaaaatataattcatcCATGGCAGCCAAATGGGGGATTGTGCATTGGTTATTTCAGAAAGGTTCTACACCATTAGTCGACATATTCACTCAATCAAGTGCCGATATGGTTGATTACCATAATTCTGTTGTTTTTCAAGCTCTTCGTAGTGAAAATAGTTACCTTCGAATTCaa GAGGATGGACTGAGTGGAACAGAAGCCTCAGTAGATGTGGCTACAAAGGGAAATTTGGAGAGACTAGTGGAAATTGGgaaaaatttattgaaaaagcCACTTTCAAGGATAAATTTGGAAACAGGTTTGACAGAATCAATTCCTAAAGGAGGCACTAATGAAGAAGCCCTTAAGAG GTTTGCAACATTATTGGTCAACGAAAGAAGACTTCGTGAGTCAAGATCGCCACTTGTTATCAAGAAAGCCTCGAAGTAA